Within the Arachis duranensis cultivar V14167 chromosome 10, aradu.V14167.gnm2.J7QH, whole genome shotgun sequence genome, the region AGCATTGTCATCCTCTTGGAGATTGGCAATGAATTTAATGAAAACAACCACTCTGTCTCTTGATTTTTTGAGGAAGTTCTCATATTTGGTGACTAGTTTCCTTTGCTCTTTACTCATAGCAATCATATGGTTTGATTGAGAAACAAATTCCTGCATTACATCCTTAACAACCCTATATAGAGAATATTTATGAACAGTGGATGCTGAGGTACCCTTGGTAGAAGGTGGAGGAGAGTCTTCTGGTTCATagtcgtcatcatcatcatcatcatcatcatcatcatcaagaaacaCCCTTTCAGAATGAGTGGGTCCctttttttgctgtttcactgaaccaccTCCTTTTAGATAAGAGTATCTATTTTCATATGACTCATTTGATAAGTCAACACCAAAATGTTCAAAAATATAGGTTAAGAACATCCCATACAGAAAGGCTTTATCTTTCTCACTTCTAACAGAATCAAACATATATCCTACCATTAAATAAGCAAAAGAGATTTCTATTTTTGTGAGAATAGCATACAAAACAATAGTGTCAGTGTAAGATACCCTTTAGTATGAGCCACTCTAAAGAAGGATGATATGGTTCACTATGCGGTGCAACTGAGTACGTTCATGACCCAAGGCTTTGTGAGTAGGGGTGATGCCATCAATCAAAGAAATATGTTCACAAATATGAGTTAAAGCATCATTGAAAGAGATACTAACTCCTTCATCCCACTTaacagaattttttattttaaaaggtgGTTCTAGTCCAGAAAAATGAGGTTATCAACAAACTCAAAACCTTTCTTTTTTAGATTTTGTAAATCAACCAAAAAGACTTGACATCATGAAAAGTGTTTtgatttgagaaaaataaatattttaaaagaataaaaaatgatttaaataaaaccTTTTCACTAAAGATAAAATGCACAAAATCACAAGAATTTAAGGAAACACATTGGACCATCATATGTAACAATCATTGGTCCCAGAGGTGGTTTGGTTTGAGAAAACATATTAGACCACCCagattctaaattttaatgttGGCCCAGATGATTCAGCATGTGCAGTAAAGTCCAGAGAATGCTGTTCAGAAAAGGTTCTTCATAtgcccagaattgtctcatacctgtttatgagacaaaaactCCAACAAACTCATCAGCAACTTTCAAACAATGAATTATAACTTAAAATTCCTAGACTGGTCCTAAGCATATAAAATCTGTCCTCAACTAGTGGTTTAGTGAAAATATCAGCTAATTGCTCctctgatttaacaaattgaatgctaaTATCCCCCTTTTgaacatgttctcttattgagcgaaatttcacttcaatatgttTTGTCCTAGAGTGAAAAACTGGATTTTTAGGAATattaatggcactcatattatcacacaacAAGGGAATATTTACagcatttaatttataatcagcaagctgtgtttttaaccacataagctgagaacaacaagaagaagcagctatatactcagcctctgcaGTGGATAAAGCCACTGTTGGctgcttcttacttgaccaaacattcaaggactttccaaggaagcaacataagCCTaaagtgctccttctatcaactctatcactggcaaaatctgcatcacaataaccaacttcagaaaaatcatcaatcttaggataccaaagaccaaaattggatgtgccatgaacatatctaatgatcctcTTAACTGCAGAAAGATGAGACTCTTTAGGTTTGGATTAGAATCTTGAACACATTacaacactttgcacaatatcgggtttagaggaagttaagtacataagagagccaatcattcctctatacatAGTCTCATCTACATCGTTCTCAGTTTCTCCCTTATCTTATTTTGAATTAGGGTGCATGGGGGTTTAGCattttccataccaaatttATTAACTAGTTCCTTGGCATACtttcttgatgaatgaaaataccattttcagtttgtttaatttatagcccaaagaaaaaattaagttcacccatcatactcatgtcaaatttacttttcattGGTTGAttcaaaaataatgtcatcaacatatatttggactagaatgaaagaatcattagaattcttGATAAATAGAGTAGTTTCTGTAGTGTCTCtttgaaaatcatttttcaaaagaaaagagctaagtctctcataccaagctctaggagcttgtcttaaaccatagagagcttttgataatttgaaaacatggttagaaagctttttattttcaaaaccaggtGGCTGCTctacatacacttctctatctatcacaccattcaaaaatacgtatttcacatccatttgatatataatttaaaatcacaaaaagtagcataagctaagagaagtcttatgacttccattcgggcaacaggggcaaatgattcatcaaagtctattccttcttcttggtcatatccttgtgccactagccttgctttgtttcttgcaatgctaACATCCTCTCCTAGTTTGTTCCgaaatatccacttggtgccggtcactttctttccatttGGCCTTGGAACCAATATCCACACTTGATTCTTCTCACATTCAAGAAGCTCATCTTCCATCGCCTTTACCCAAGAAGGGTCATCAAAGGATTCCTTGACATTTTGAGGCTTCATTTGTGAGAGAAGGGTAATGTTTGTTCCTTCATTTGCCTTTCTAGTTGAAGACCGAGTTTTAACCCCATGAGAGACAtccccaatgacaaattcctcaggataattcttcaagaatctccattcACGAGGTCTGGTGGACTTGGAGGCAGATTCAATTACCAAGGGATTCTGGGTATTGCTGGTTTCAGGATCTccttcagattcatgagacaaaatggaattgtctcttAAATTTTCAGCAGCTGCAGTTTCTGGTTCAGCTTGTTCAGAAATTtcattttcatgattttgtgcAGTCTCATcgtccttttgagcttgattccCTGCATTACAATCTTCCAAAACAAtttgcaccaagttagtatcataaaatgtaacatgtatggattcctcaaTAATCttagcatcttgatgataaactcTATAAgctttactagttgtggaatatcctatAAATAAGCACTCATacgcctttggatcaaatttctCCAAATTATCTTTGTTATGTAGAACAAAAAATTTGCATTCAAAGATGTGCAAGTAGTCCAAGTTTGGTGGGTaacctttccaaagttcataaggagttttcttaaaaaattttcttatgatagttctattcaaaatgtggcaagctgtgttaaccgcttcaacccaaaggaattttggaacattgCTCTCACTAAGCATAGCTCTTGTAATTTCTTGaatgcttctatttcttctttccacaacaccattttgttatggtgtccttggacaagaaaaattttgagatattccaaatttctcacaaaaggattcaaataaatggttttcaaattcggttccatgatcacttcttatagaagagatctttaaatcattttcattttgaattttcttgtaaaaaatttcaaaggccgaaaaggcttcatttttgtgtgcaagaaataaaatccaaccaaacctagaatagtcatccacaatcactaaaccataatgtttaccgcctagactttgagttcttgtttgaCCAAACAAATCAATATGTAGCAATTCAAGTGGccttttagtagagatgtcttcctttggtttaaatgaactttttgtttatttttccatttggcaagcatcacaagtgatgtctttgtcaaactttatcaaaggaagacctcttactaatcctttctttaaaagtttgtttatttgaaacatacttgcatggtccaatctcttgtgccatagccacttttcaaattttttagaatgaaaccaagctacattttgatcctttagttcatcaaggataagtccatacacattattacaACGCTTGGCAATAAAAAGCACTTCATTGGTCTTTTCATTTACAACACATCGTTCAAGTCTTTTGAAAGTCACTAAATATCCTAAGTCACACAGCTGGCTTATACTTAAAAGATTGTGCTTCGAGCCACTTACCAAAAAgacatcatcaatgaaagtagagTGATTATCACCTACTTTTTTAACATCTACTATTTTACCTTTTCCATaatctccaaaggtcacaaaacctccatcatacttgtttagtttgatgaagtaaGTTGACCTTTCAGTCATttgccttgaacatccactatccaAGTACCACATATCccttttgttcttggatgctagaAAAATCTGCATTAAAAACTTCAAGAAatcttaggtatccaaattaatttggatcctttgaagttatTCCATCTTGGTTGTCCAAGAGCATTGAAATCACAAATAACATTGTAAATTTGGTTTTCCACAATTCTCTTTTCTATGAAACATTGTGAatatgagtgaccaaatttTATGCAGTTAAGACAATGATTTTTTGGTGCATATTGCTAAAATTGAGGTGATTTGTTGTGCTGAAAATGATTAAAGGGATGAAATTTTCTGATTTTAGGAAGAGGTcatttcttttgacaaactgatttttgttataattgttTCTCTTTGCAAAAGTATTTTCACCTGAATTTTTTAAAACCTTTGGACTTTTCGAAGATGAGGTTTTATTGTAAAATGGTGATTTCTTGAAGGCAACCTCATTGTTTCAGTTCTTGGTGAAGGCTCAGTTTCACTTGTGTAAACTTCATCAAATTTCTCCTCAAGTGTGGGAACATATCCAATACCAGATTTGTTGGATGTGGGTTCAgtatttgatgaagaagccacaaatTTTATAGAGGAATTATTAAAAACTGTACTTTCCTTGGTTACATAACCTATAccatatttttcaaacaataGTCTTTGActtgtggtggacgaaattgtgatcaatgatATTGACTTTTTGGTCTTGTATGATTTTACTCTTAGGGCACTGTTTATTTGaagtcacaactccgttcaactaaccagcaagtgtactgggtcgtccaagtaataaccttacgtgagtaagggtcgaatccacagagattgttggtatgaagcaagctatggtcaccttgcaaatctcagttaggcagatttaaaatagtttatgggttttcgaaaatagaaataataaaatagaatataataaaaaggatagaacacttatgcagattcattggtaggatttcagataagcggatggagatgctgtagagctcttggacgcctgctctcctattccttctactcaatccttcttactcctttccatggcaagctttttataggggttcaccatcaactgtggctactttcattcctcacggggaaataacctgtgcggctgtcactcgcacagctaaccagtctggaggcatcacccatggctgatNNNNNNNNNNNNNNNNNNNNNNNNNNNNNNNNNNNNNNNNNNNNNNNNNNNNNNNNNNNNNNNNNNNNNNNNNNNNNNNNNNNNNNNNNNNNNNNNNNNNNNNNNNNNNNNNNNNNNNNNNNNNNNNNNNNNNNNNNNNNNNNNNNNNNNNNNNNNNNNNNNNNNNNNNNNNNNNNNNNNNNNNNNNNNNNNNNNNNNNNNNNNNNNNNNNNNNNNNNNNNNNNNNNNNNNNNNNNNNNNNNNNNNNNNNNNNNNNNNNNNNNNNNNNNNNNNNNNNNNNNNNNNNNNNNNNNNNNNNNNNNNNNNNNNNNNNNNNNNNNNNNNNNNNNNNNNNNNNNNNNNNNNNNNNNNNNNNNNNNNNNNNNNNNNNNNNNNNNNNNNNNNNNNNNNNNNNNNNNNNNNNNNNNNNNNNNNNNNNNNNNNNNNNNNNNNNNNNNNNNNNNNNNNNNNNNNNNNNNNNNNNNNNNNNNNNNNNNNNNNNNNNNNNNNNNNNNNNNNNNNNNNNNNNNNNNNNNNNNNNNNNNNNNNNNNNNNNNNNNNNNNNNNNNNNNNNNNNNNNNNNNNNNNNNNNNNNNNNNNNNNNNNNNNNNNNNNNNNNNNNNNNNNNNNNNNNNNNNNNNNNNNNNNNNNNNNNNNNNNNNNNNNNNNNNNNNNNNNNNNNNNNNNNNNNNNNNNNNNNNNNNNNNNNNNNNNNNNNNNNNNNNNNNNNNNNNNNNNNNNNNNNNNNNNNNNNNNNNNNNNNNNNNNNNNNNNNNNNNNNNNNNNNNNNNNNNNNNNNNNNNNNNNNNNNNNNNNNNNNNNNNNNNNNNNNNNNNNNNNNNNNNNNNNNNNNNNNNNNNNNNNNNNNNNNNNNNNNNNNNNNNNNNNNNNNNNNNNNNNNNNNNNNNNNNNNNNNNNNNNNNNNNNNNNNNNNNNNNNNNNNNNNNNNNNNNNNNNNNNNNNNNNNNNNNNNNNNNNNNNNNNNNNNNNNNNNNNNNNNNNNNNNNNNNNNNNNNNNNNNNNNNNNNNNNNNNNNNNNNNNNNNNNNNNNNNNNNNNNNNNNNNNNNNNNNNNNNNNNNNNNNNNNNNNNNNNNNNNNNNNNNNNNNNNNNNNNNNNNNNNNNNNNNNNNNNNNNNNNNNNNNNNNNNNNNNNNNNNNNNNNNNNNNNNNNNNNNNNNNNNNNNNNNNNNNNNNNNNNNNNNNNNNNNNNNNNNNNNNNNNNNNNNNNNNNNNNNNNNNNNNNNNNNNNNNNNNNNNNNNNNNNNNNNNNNNNNNNNNNNNNNNNNNNNNNNNNNNNNNNNNNNNNNNNNNNNNNNNNNNNNNNNNNNNNNNNNNNNNNNNNNNNNNNNNNNNNNNNNNNNNNNNNNNNNNNNNNNNNNNNNNNNNNNNNNNNNNNNNNNNNNNNNNNNNNNNNNNNNNNNNNNNNNNNNNNNNNNNNNNNNNNNNNNNNNNNNNNNNNNNNNNNNNNNNNNNNNNNNNNNNNNNNNNNNNNNNNNNNNNNNNNNNNNNNNNNNNNNNNNNNNNNNNNNNNNNNNNNNNNNNNNNNNNNNNNNNNNNNNNNNNNNNNNNNNNNNNNNNNNNNNNNNNNNNNNNNNNNNNNNNNNNNNNNNNNNNNNNNNNNNNNNNNNNNNNNNNNNNNNNNNNNNNNNNNNNNNNNNNNNNNNNNNNNNNNNNNNNN harbors:
- the LOC107470720 gene encoding uncharacterized protein LOC107470720, with amino-acid sequence MENNLGSTTVAYTLTEDQSKNRPPFFNGKNYAYRKERMKIFIQSIDYNIWKNVVSGPKIPTKTSTDGMVTPKEEVEWNEDDKKTMELNAKAINLLHCAINFEEYRKEAGHFKLNCPKLKKEDKGKKEKKRVLMAAWEDLENDSNEEEDSEGEDKICFMADNLEKFDPKAYECLFIGYSTTSKAYRVYHQDAKIIEESIHVTFYDTNLVQIVLEDCNAGNQAQKDDETAQNHENEISEQAEPETAAAENLRDNSILSHESEGDPETSNTQNPLVIESASKSTRPREWRFLKNYPEEFVIGDVSHGVKTRSSTRKANEGTNITLLSQMKPQNVKESFDDPSWVKAMEDELLECEKNQVWILVPRPNGKKVTGTKWIFRNKLGEDVSIARNKARYSYLKGGGSVKQQKKGPTHSERVFLDDDDDDDDDDDDYEPEDSPPPSTKGTSASTVHKYSLYRVVKDVMQEFVSQSNHMIAMSKEQRKLVTKYENFLKKSRDRVVVFIKFIANLQEDDNAATDPEEDAGSDENGSDAIIVVFF